GGTCCAGGAAATTGGAGATCAGTGCCTACCAACACTGGTAAGAGTAGGAACATATATCCATCCTAGTCTTCCgtggttttgtttcttttaccTTCAAGATGTTCTTAAAGATTTCTATCTATATAATTCTATATGGAGTTCCATAAAAACTTGAATgaaatttcaatattttgtttgggagtttttatttgttgagtTTCGGATTTCCCAATGCACGGAATGACCAATCTCTTTTTGTCCGGGAAAGGGTTATTAAGGTGCAGCAAAAGTTGCAGGCTGAGATGGACTAACTACCTCAGACCAGGAATCAAACGAGGGAATTTCACTCCCCATGAAGAAGGGATGATAATACATTTTCAAGCTTTATTGGGTAACAAGTAATCTTCAAAAATCACACTTATTTCTGGCAAATTCTCTCTTTATTCTTACTAATTCTCATGTTCATACACATAAGTGAATGagtgaaaaaagaaagggaggaaaaaatTCAGCAACGTTCGAGAGAATTCTAGTCGTTCTTTATAATTTCGCAGTGAAATAAACAATTAGTTATTTGGTATTTTGTAATTACTAtacatcatttttcttgttttgctgAAACTTGTACCTCGCATATCTGAGTTTGCAAATTTACTTCCTTCAACCAGATGGGCTGCCATAGCTTCTTACCTCCCGCAAAGGACAGACaatgacataaaaaattattggaaCACCCACCTGAAGAAGAAGCTGAAGAAATTTCATCCAGTCTTGGACCCAACGGTAGCATCAGACTCAACTACAACTCAGTTTGTAACCAAGAGCTTTAATGAGAGTAGAAGCTTAGATATCATCTCCAACCCTGCCGGCCCATCTCTCAGGCTAAACCAGTCCTGTACATATGCCTCAAGCACGGAGAACATTTCACGACTGCTAGAAAGCTGGATGCAGAGATCTTCACCAAAGACTGACACCCATCTCAGAGGACCCCACGACAAAATACTTGaggaagaaaacaatgaaaaaaagaGCGATTTCGGCAGCTCCGCAGCGATGACTAATCTTCTTCACTGCTACCAACCCAAAGCCGAACAAGAAGGTAACGGTGATTTGGTCTCTCACGAAGAGTTTGATTCGATGTTATCCTTCGAGAATATGAACAATGCAGCGTGGGACAAGTCGACCTGCGATTCTGTGCCCGATCAGAGTCCTCgaactgctgctgctgctgcgaATTGTGATCAGAAAGTTGATGTGACGACGGAGCGAAATAAACTGAGATCTGAGAAAAATCCTCCATTATCATTTCTTGAGAAGTGGCTCTTGGATGAAAGTGCTGGCCAAGTAGAGGATGATCAAATGATGGATTTGCCTCTAATGTTCTAAGATCATGATTTATTCTTTCAGAAAGCTCGTAGATATATATGATTCGAATCCGTCTTTGCAAAAGCATGTAATTTAGAATTTCTTAATGAATTATCTTAAGTGACACTAGTCTTACTCGTAAATTAGTTTGTATTGACAAAGAGTTGAGTCATAGTACGTAATCAGATAGTTACACTGCTACTGCAACAAATTTtggccatttttttaaaaaaaatcattctatCTAATCCAATTGCATGAATTCTATCATTTGTTCCAAAAGTTTAAGTTGATAAGAAgatgtaaatttaattatttattttatgccTTAACACTCCCAGCCCCTCATGTGTGGGTCATATTCTCCTTTAATAGGAGGCTCAACACgtgtaatatttaattaaatgggatAGAATGTAAAATCAGGTTTTGAATTCAGGATCAACGTTCTAATACTGTGTGAAATCACTACTTGtctcaaaaatttaaactaatgagaagatgtatatttatttaattaaatattacacGTGTTGGACTACCAACTGAACGAGAATCTGACATACACGTGCAGAaaattgttaagatataaaataaataataaaatttaactttttctattaatttaaacttttaaaataagttgACAAATTGTGATGCACGAGATATTGTTCAATTGATCAGACCAACAATGACAGGGTggttttaatcaaatatttaagAGCAGAAATGGAAGAAATTAATGCACCGTCTATTATTAAAGGCCGTTTGATGGGAATTCATGATCACACtacttttctctattttttttaatattaaaataggcTAAAAGAACGAAAACTTTCGGATGAAGACAATGTTGACTGTTGAGACTTCTTTTGTATAATTTGACATACataaacatatacatacaaacacacacagatatacataaaatatataacatatatattattaaattggtGTCTCCAACTCTAAATGATAGTCAAcaaattattgtttttaataatgatCGTGCTTTCCGATGGCCCGTTCTCGGTCCTCCCTCTCATGGCATACGTCCGGAAATTGAGTTCTTGTACCCCCAAATCCCCCTatcaaagtaaaataaatattttgcgAGATTATAAGCTACTTCTTATGTGCTTAACAATACAGCGTAGGTCTACGAAGCAAGAAACGATGAGGGACCCATGATAAAGGAAAGTGTATAATAACCATATAAGTAAAATAGGATGCTTTCACGAAAGTCTTGCATCCCAACGAGGGAAATGGTTGGGCAAAGTTCTTTCTTCTAGGAAAATTAGGAGAGGGAAACATGTGACATTCTTCATCTTTCGGTGTGAGAAGCTGGAATGCGGATCTTATGGGCTACCATTGCTTGCATATAAATTTTCACAGGATGCAAAGAAGGATTTTATTCCTCATGACATCTCTATCTCTCTGTTATTTGGCCCCTTTACAGACACCCCATTAATCATAACCTGCCAACAGTCCTTTACCTTGACAAAATGgtaagaaggaaaatgatatactTGGAAatgggatttatttattttttttctatttatgttttaagagtgaataaatgcatgcatgcgaGCATACTCATATGTTAAAAGAATGCAACttatatcttcttcttcttcttcttatattCTTCCATTTTGACATATAAACttgtttgaggaaaaaaaaaaatatgatgaaaaaatatgactCAATACATAGTACTGTATATGCAGCCTTCGGTAGTCCTGCAAATGTGATCACACCGAACCTTAATTCAACATCAACGCGTCGGTCTCGCATTGGACAATATCATGTACGTACGTGCTTCTGCAGCAGTAGTTTCATGTTTTATGTTAATTTTAAACCACTACGTACCAAATCATACATGGACATACAAATTATGGTGGTTTTTTTCCTATCAGTAGATCAATTCCACCCAcctatgtatattttttttatataaacttaATGCTTCTCTTTTTATATAAACTTAATGCTTCTTAACTAGTGATGACGATGCATAGCGTAGTAGCACTATATGTTGCATGTGATGAGGACCCAATGACGTGTGCATATCATCATTGATACATTAATTTCATGACCTATTTTCATTAAAACTATTAGCTAGGTTTAACAAGTCGGATCTCTCGCTTGCAAGCACAGGCGCGCGCTCGATCGTTTCATTGATTTACATGTTTCCATCAGATTCAAATGATTTTTCCTTTCACATTTTGGAGATGAATGATGAATACCTATCACCtagaaattttcaaatattgagATTACTTAATATGTTCTGACCGACTATGGGAAACTTTGAGCCTTGAAGGAATGCGAGCTAGCTGCCTCGATCGCAACGAATTCTTGTAGAACCTTAATTttgaatgaattatatatatacacatgcatCGCATTATCTTGAAAGAAAGCCTAACAATGAATGAATAAATTAGCCATCGCATCAACATTTTTCCATGTTACTTTCTTTCATCCCTACCTAACATTGCATGGCTGGCAAGTGATCAGACAAGAGCCACCTCCTCTGCTTATGAACCTCATCAATGTTTGCCTTACCATACCGAAAATAGAGACtctgttaatgttatatatacaaGGGACCACACAAAAGCACCCAACTGGGTTAAACTTAAAGGCACGGGGTACACTTATTCACCCCAAAAGAGAACACGTGGTGCTTTCCAACGAAGCCAAGAAAACCGTAGAGGTCACCATTCGATAAGAATGGAAACAAGTCAAACTGAAAAAAGGTGTAAAATGAAGTATTTGAAACCAAGAGCACGCAAAAGCTAAACGAGTCTACAAAAATCCTAGTTATTGCCCAATTACTCTCTTCCCATTGCCTTCAATGCAATTTAAACCCTACCCTATCCtcaaatattacataattataatcccctctctctctctctcaaatcaaCATCCACGCCATTATGAGAGAAAGGAAATTGGGTAGGGGTTGCTTACTACAAGTCCATTGCATTTAAGACACCTTCTTTATAGCCTTCAAATTAGGCCAAGATGTGggccaagaatgaaagaaaaaccgaGCATATTCCGTTCCAATTTCCATTAGAGCATACCGTGCATCTCAAATTAACTAACCATCGTGTGATGAAACAAATGCCATTCATAATAAAGTCTGATCAAAAGAAATATCCCAACGaggattaaaattttttatcaataatgattttataaaactatttgaAGCCAATTTCGTAATCAATCAATGTGATCATGCCActtcattaaatataatatcattttttaatcttttattttacataagtaATTACTCGACTGATCTATTTAAATTTGAGTGTCTAgattgaataattaaatttggCCAACAAGCCATGAATCTGATAGCTTGATGTTATATAACTCGGTTCTCTAAATGAAAATTTAGATTCAAACCCCTATcccatatattaaaaaaaaaaatggtcaacAAATTAAACGATGAAAATCTCAATCAACAGCACTActtatttttatggaaaaaaagCACTGCTAATAATGGTGAAAATTAAACTCTAATAAATGCAGAACAAACTGCGTACTAAACCTGCAAATTTCTTAGATTCGAGATCAAATTTAGCATGTGCTTTACGTATGggtaaagttatatatatatatatatggtaaatgTTTAATGTATTTGTTTCGGGTAAAAgtcaactaaaaataaataaaaatcgaaGTGACAGTCTTTATGCATATATCTCAATCATTTTCGGTTTCCATGTCTCGTACTAAATAGTTATAGTGCCCAATACATtgttaattttaagtataatttCTCGCATAATCTCAGCTTGTTGCCTTCAGCAGACAGTCACaggaaataaaaatacaaaatacaaaaacaaaaaaacattttggtCTACATCTTAACATTAAGCCATTCGGGCAACATGTCATAATACGAAGGCCCAAATCAACCAAAGCTGACGATAAGTATGACTTTTTGGACCAATAATGAGCCCACCTCCCGAGCTCCGTAAAGTTTTCCTCACCTGGCCCATTTAAGTAAAATACAGCATTTACACAAGCATGCAGCAATTCTTACCAGAGACCGTTCTGAAAACCGAAAACATATGCTCAGACACGGATTGAATCCAAAGAAGTGACTAACCTGCGATTTTGACGGTGaggtgaaataaaataattttttttataaaaattaaaatttaaaaaaaaattattttttaatagtattattattttgagattgaaaaagttgaattgtttatttattttatataaaaatttaaaaaaattataatgatcaaATGAGATTAGATATTTTTACTATTCAACAGGAGTTTAAGTTGTATTTAGGTAATAAGATGATCTCAGATAttctgtaaataataaataataataaaatattctcatAATCCACTGCTATCTAGCCTTAAGACTATGCATGCAAAGTTCAAACCGTATAACATACAGCTCATACAGTAGGCAGCGGACAGCgtcaaaaaattttttttgatatatttaaaacaataataaaacagAGAAAAGGAATCCGTGAGAAGTGGCATCACATTAGCCTTGATGACCAACCGATTCGGCCACCCTCTAGTGTGACACTGTGACACCCCAGGCCCAAGGAAAAGAATGAATCAAGAGACTCTCTCACAACTTTGGACTATAAAGGTCACGGGTTGGGCTAAATTCCTAGGCCCAAGATTCCGTAATGATCCTTATGTAAGCCTAAACTCTTGGATTTATTTAAGGAGCTTAGAATCATAGTtataattggataaaaaaaaaatactagcattatctattattttagttagaatttttgaaaatcttTGCACGATGAAATTTTTTGTAATGACATGGCACCAAGTGGCCCAATTTGGGCTTGACACATGGCAACCCTTTTTGCCACCTTGTTTATCGTGGTCCTACCATCCATAGTCACTTGGACAAAGGTTCTTGGAGTCCCAAACACATAATGGAACCATCTCTTTCTTCCTTGCCTCACCTTACCTTGCACTTGCTTACAAGAAACTTTGAAAATTAGAAGTGAGAGAAAGGACTAGAGGTAATTTGCCAAGATTCTCCAGGAAACCTCCCCCCCATCCTTTCTGCCGTGTGCCTTTCCTTCTCACCAACGAGACTCGTGTTTTGGTTGATTGTTCTACTTAACTTCTGTTAAGTGCAATCATTAAGGCCAAGGTCACACATTGGTCACTAAAGATTGAAAACTTGTAGGAAAAGATATGGAGGAAACTGAGCACCACCttcaaccatttttccatcattttcctaCTGTAACTCACACCACTTGTCCAACATTTACAACGCTGGTCTGCACCTCTCACCCTCAacttttatttagaatttaacAGAGCTTAAAGCGATGGGACATACAATACAAGGTTATGTATTCCTGTTCACGACAGATAAAATGAAGTTCACCTAGTAcacatctaacaatatgcaatagtcgcattagataatttttatttttttagtaatacaaTGTACCATaatagataatttttattttttgagtaataCAATGTACCATAAGTACTATATCCCAAAAACATATGAGCTTTGCGACATATAAGCCCACATACCAcatattgtttaattttttttcaattttttttttttagtttagtcttcttaaactaattaaattcttttactcattatccatataccaaatatttggtaaaagaaaaaaagaatgtgGTGTGTGGTATGTAGGCTTATGtttaggatttttcaaaaacatcTAGATACTTCATAAACTCACATAATGACAGATATCCAAAATGTTTACAACTCTTACCCAATAGGTCTACAATAACATAAGTTGTAACACCTGGATCCAGTATCAAGctgttttcaaatttattattattattattattattggattGTATGTGTGTGAAAAATCCATTTGAGTTtccaacttattttttaattagactACGGGCCTAAAATATCTCTTTTGGTGAATTATGATTTCCTTGGGCTTTGATATTTaggttaaaaatctttttatgggcTGAGGTAATTTTTGAACAAAAtggatcttttttttaaaattgactCAAGGACCAAAATGTAGGGAAgagtcattttataaattttcttacACTAAGCAAACCGTGGGCCTAAATATTTGAATGGGCCCTACCTGATCAGCCAAAAGCCCATACCCATTCCCGTCGAAACCAACTATCAGACTCCAAACCATACACTTTTCCACACCCACGTGCCATGCACGTCTCCTTCCCTAGGCTTCTTATTCATCTATATATACCTACTATTAACCCTCAATCTCATGCTTATAGAGAACATCCTCTCCCGCAATAGCCATTTTTGCTCCTCAACCCCACATTCATAATCCTCAACCAAAAACTAGGGCTGCCGCTTCAGGTTATTCCTTCTTCTCTCGGTTTCCCACTGCCACTACACCACCTTGAGGTAGCCATTGCCCAGCCAGACAAAACCATAGCCAGCCATCCCTAATGTTGCATCCTCATGGCCTCCTCGCAACCCATAGCCTCCATTACGTTCAGTAGCCTCGCCACCCCAAAGCAAGGCCAACCACGTCGTTACTCCTCCCTCGAATCACCACCATGCCCAGGcaaacatgttaaatattttaacatgaatattaataattggatctttgattttctatgattcacaataagaaaataattataattaaatatgtaccTTTCTCCATCTGTTTGATATAAAATCTGACCTGACTATGAGAAAATGATCATCCTAACAACTTTACCTCCGAGTGTCTCCCGATGGCTAGAGGCACAATAATGTTGTAAGTGAGAACCCTTGAACCCCTCAAtcctatttatagatttatgaCCATTAAGAAATCTTAGACTTTGTgtctgactataattagagatatagagttttaatcttatctcttaggagTTTTCTTATCCCATTATAACTCATCTATTAATTGATAAGTTTTGAACTATTCCAAactctattaagatgggtgtgtgggatatcaagtttaaataaaactcttacattctcccacttggcccatatagccataaaataatatttttcattcgtTGGTTTATCACAGGAAATTAACCATACTACAcaaaatcatttcttgaaacTTTCATAGCTCAAAATACATGACATGAGTTTTGTAATATCAATGTCAAATCAACTACCAATGCGAGTCATGGCGGTCCTCTATTATATAACCAACAAATTCTCTTCCATGTACCATAACACCAGTAACTAATTTAACACGATCTTTAATTTGGACAATTAAGGCTAATACCGTGATGCCTTGGGTTCCAATTCATATCTATTGTAGATATTATATTGTCGTCTTTCATCCACattatttaatgtatatataaagTGGAAAGACAAGAAAATATGAACAACCATAATAGATATATTTCAATGTCCAGTAATAAAATATTCAGCATATCAATGATCTCTGTAATATGTTCACATTATAAGTATGAGCACAAAACCTATATTTTCAACATGttctttaaattataatcattaacACACTATTTATATGGACATATTTGTTTATGTAC
This genomic interval from Carya illinoinensis cultivar Pawnee chromosome 10, C.illinoinensisPawnee_v1, whole genome shotgun sequence contains the following:
- the LOC122278254 gene encoding transcription factor MYB60-like gives rise to the protein MGRPPCFDKVGVKKGPWTPEEDIILVSYIQEHGPGNWRSVPTNTGLLRCSKSCRLRWTNYLRPGIKRGNFTPHEEGMIIHFQALLGNKWAAIASYLPQRTDNDIKNYWNTHLKKKLKKFHPVLDPTVASDSTTTQFVTKSFNESRSLDIISNPAGPSLRLNQSCTYASSTENISRLLESWMQRSSPKTDTHLRGPHDKILEEENNEKKSDFGSSAAMTNLLHCYQPKAEQEGNGDLVSHEEFDSMLSFENMNNAAWDKSTCDSVPDQSPRTAAAAANCDQKVDVTTERNKLRSEKNPPLSFLEKWLLDESAGQVEDDQMMDLPLMF